Part of the Bacteroidota bacterium genome is shown below.
AAGTTACATCTCCCATACGCAGTAATGTTTAAATTCGAAAATTTGCTTATAACTACCCTAAATTTGCACTACAAATTCAGCAATAGTTTCTAAGCGTAAAAAAGCGAGAGATGAAAATAGAGAAATAAGACCCTAACGTCTTGTATTTCAATAGTTTGCAGGTTTGCTAATATACAAAAAATAATACTCAAACCCTATGCAATCAGGTATATAAATAGGCGTTAATACATTAATAGTGTAAGAAAAAAATATTATAGCAATTCAATTATAAAATGATCGGTTTAGATCGCAGTATTTTTTTGGAACTTCGAGGTTTTTGAACCTCGAATTTATAAAGAGGAAGGAGTAGGATGTTAATAAATAAGTATTTTTATTTTAGGACACCCGGTGCCGAAGATAAATTAACCGTCATTCCGACCGAAGCGCTAGCGTAGTGGAGAAACCTAAGTTCGACAAAGTCAATTCGTAGAACTTACGATTTTCCACTTCACTGCATTTAGCTTCGCTGCCTAAAGGTTTCGGTCGAGATGATGGTTTATAATCTATAATCCTCTCTCTCTTAGAATTTATTCCTTCGATTTTTCCTCCATGTATTTTATCATCGCATTCATCTCTTTTTTGAAATCTTCAAAATCAACCTGACTGCCCTTTAATATCATACTCCAGTGCCTTGTTTGTGCACCATGTGCAACTGCTTCCTGAATTTCTTCATCGGTGGCACCAAATGCTTTAGCAGAAGCAATATGGAAGTAAATACAATAATCACATGGTATTTGTGCTGCAACACCAAGTTGTATCAGCTCCCTGTATTTTGGAGGGATTTTACTATCCGGACTATTTAATTGTTTAAAGTTTTCCCAGGCTCCCGCGAGTGCATGATCGGGATATGCTTCAAACATTGATGGAATTGTTCCAAAATGTTGTTGAATTTCAGCCCTGGCTTTCTCATAGTCATTTGTATCCTGAGCGGATAAGGTCATTGAAATAATTAGCATAGGGATAATAAAAATCATTATCCTGAAAAAATTATTTAGCAGATGTGTTTTTTTTAAAGTTATCATAATCTTTTTGTTTTATAATTGACTAAAGTTTCACATGTCTTTTTTGGCGCTATTTCCGGCCTGCCTGGATTGGCAGACAGGCTCTCCGCTATAGCTTTGTCCGGCATAGCAGTTCGAAAATTATATTTCGGGGTCTTCGCTTAGGCTCAGCCGCCAAAATATATTTCTCACAAGCTATCCCAAACAAAGGCTGTCGCTGCCATCCGGGCGAACTATATTTCGCTGCCTCGGCCATATCGAATTTGTAATTCGTGTCTTTATTTTTTCTTTTTTAGTACAGGTTGTAAATCTGCGCCGGCGAAGGGGGCTAATTGTGTTTTACTTTTTACTCATTTCGGCTACTTTTTTCTCTAAATGATCAGAGAGTTCATGCATTCCATCTTCGGGACTAAAGCTGACCAATTTTAAATCTTCCAAAACCAATGCTGTGTGTCCGGGTTTCATATAAAATGCTTCACCTTCTTTAAATGTTTCTTTGTTTCCATCTTCATATTCAATACTAACCGCTCCTTCTACAACATAGCCCCAATGAGGCACCTGGCAATGGTCGTTTTCTAATCCTTCAAGTAAAGGGGTGAAATTTGTTCCTTTTGGTGCATTGTTAACATCAACTGTTAAACCTCCCCAGCCGTCAATCATTGGCAGCACTTTCCCTTTTGGAAAATCATTTAGATTAACATGGGTTACTTCCGGTACTTCGTTTGGCCGAAGTGCATAAGAACTTTGTTTGCAACTAATGGCTGTAATAAATGTGCCAAGAACAAAAATGTAAAAAACTACTTTCAATTTTTTCATAATTAAATTCTTTTAAAATTTGACTAAATCTGTTATAGTAAATATGCGATACCTTACCGTCGGCTTCGCTTTAAGCGACACCGACGGTTTTTATTATCATTTGTGATCAACAATCCAACTGCTTAACTCCGACCATACAAGCTTGTCTGCATTATAGCCAAGCCAAAGGTCAACATGTCCGAAATCTTTTGACGGATCATCATCTAAACTCACTAAATGATTAGTGACGTCGGTACTTGCGGTTAATGTGGCTGTATAATATCCGGCTTCACCGCTACCTCCTCCTGCACCAATATAGAAAATAGGTACTGATATTAATTCCAGATGATCATCAAAGGAAACACCATCAGAAGAAGAGCAATTCAATGCGTTATATTCATAAAATATTTTAGTAGGCATAAAGGGAGAATGGCCTGCTGCATCACGGAAAATTCTGTTCTCATCAGAATATAAAAACTCATTAACATTACCTCCGAAGAAGTGAAAGAAGATGCCTTTATCAGGGTCTTTAGGACTGGAAAAAACAATTCTTGTTGCCCGGCTATTTGTTAATCCTTCAAAATCGGGAATAGGTGAAACTGAATCAGGATTTGTAAGAGCTAAATTACCCAACAAACTAAAAAATTCGCCCCAACGGTTTTCTAATACCCCTGAGTTGAAAGAATCCAAGTGACTATTTGCTTCGACACATCCAAAATTTTCACCGTTTTCAAACTTAAATGCATTATCAACCGGGATAAGACCTTTAATGTTACGTTTCATCATATTAGCCTGTTGGGTTTCACTGTTTGCAACTCCGTAAGCAATAGTTGCACCGGAACTATATCCCAGCAGGTTTAGGTTCGAAAACCCTTGTTTCGTAATTCCACGAATAGTACGTGCAATACGTAAAGCTTTTAAGGTATGATCTATATCTTTTTCAAATCCCCAGTCCTCAAAAAAGGAAAACTCTGTGGTTTCTGCCGGAATCATGGTCCAGCCCAAATCAATTCCCCATACATCGATATTTTTTGAAGCCAGATAAAACGGTGCTGATGTTTTTGCATTGATATCGTTTACTGATTCAAGGCCTTTTGCAAGAAAGGTATTGGCAAACCCCGTAAGAGCACCATGAACCATAAATACATCGCCTTTAGTAGGGACAGGATGGAAAGGTCTGCTCTCACGAACAACACGATGGATTCCTACTACATCGAATTCACCCGGTCCCATACGTACTTTAAACCTGTAGTGGGCAATTCCTCCTCCGAGTTCCGTTCTTGAAAAGTCACTGATTATATTTTCTTTTTCTTTGTTATCGAAATTTTGGTGATGATTTTCGATACTGCTTTTATCATAGAGTTTAATAATATCAATATTATTTTCTTTAGCATTATTTATTAACAGGTCGTTTGGAGTGTAGCTTAATCCGATTAATTTGATATTAGAGCTGTTAACTGCTATATCTTCCCGGTAAGTACCCGGTTCAATATAAATTACATCTCCCGGCAAGGCTGCGTCCACAGCATCCTGTATTGATTCTCCATTTTGTACAAATGCAGTTTCCGATTCAAAATCCAATAGATATAACAGCTCATTCACCTGAATAAATTCCTCACCGGAGAATGATTTGCTTGTTTTTTTCTCTTCATTTGAACAGCCGTTAAAGAGCAAAATGAAAAATCCCATAAGGATTATAGCCGTTAAATGTTTGATTTGTGGCTTAAATGTTTTCATAATACCTTTATTATTAAGTTCAATAT
Proteins encoded:
- a CDS encoding carboxymuconolactone decarboxylase family protein, whose product is MITLKKTHLLNNFFRIMIFIIPMLIISMTLSAQDTNDYEKARAEIQQHFGTIPSMFEAYPDHALAGAWENFKQLNSPDSKIPPKYRELIQLGVAAQIPCDYCIYFHIASAKAFGATDEEIQEAVAHGAQTRHWSMILKGSQVDFEDFKKEMNAMIKYMEEKSKE